ACTCCGAGGCGCCGGGGGTGATCGAGGTGCGCGAAGGCCTGCACCGCCGGCTGCGAGCCGCCGTGCTCGCATCGGGGGTCCCCGATCTCATGGCGTCCTGGACCAGAACTCGGTGGGGCGCCGACGATGTCGTGGTGTGGCGACGCCAGGCCGAGCTGCTGCCGCGCACCTCGCCCCTCCGCCTCCTGGCCGCGGCCGAGGCGAACCGGCTGGACGTGGAACTCGGGGTCACCCACCGGTTCTGAGCTTGCAGCGTTGTTGCAGCGTGCCCTCTCCTACCGTCGGCCCAGGCCCGGATCGCACGGGCTGTCACCAACCGCGACCGCCCGGCCGATCGACGCCCGGGCGGTAAGACAAGGAGGTCGCGCGATGTCTGTATTCACCCCGCCCGGACAGCCCGGCAGTATCGTCACCGTTCAGAGCCGCTACGACAACTACATCGGCGGCGAGTGGGTCGCTCCCGTCAAGGGTGCCTATTTCGAGAACCTGTCGCCGGTCAACGGCAAGACCTTCACCGAGGTGGCGCGCGGCACGGCCGAGGACATCGAACTGGCCCTGGATGCCGCCCACGGCGCCGCCCCGGCCTGGGGCCGGACGTCGGCCACCGAGCGGGCCAACATCCTGAACCGGATCGCCGACCGGCTGGAGGCGAACCTGGAGATGATCGCCGTCGCCGAGAGCTGGGAGAACGGCAAGCCCGTCCGGGAGTGCCTGGCGGCCGACATCCCGCTCGCCGTGGACCATTTCCGCTATTTCGCCGGCTGCATCCGCGCCCAGGAAGGCGGTCTGACTCAGCTCGACGAGGAGACCGTCGCCTACCATTTCCACGAGCCGCTGGGCGTCGTCGGGCAGATCATCCCGTGGAACTTCCCGATCCTGATGGCCGTCTGGAAGCTCGCGCCGGCCCTGGCCGCCGGCAACTGCGTGGTGCTCAAGCCGGCCGAGCAGACCCCGTGGTCGATCCTGAAGGTGGCCGAACTGATCGGCGACCTGCTGCCCGCCGGCGTGCTGAACATCGTGAACGGCTTCGGCGTCGAGGCCGGCAAGCCGCTGGCGTCGTCCAGCCGGATCGCCAAGATCGCCTTCACCGGTGAGACCACCACGGGCCGGCTGATCATGCAGTACGCCAGCCAGAACATCATCCCGGTGACGCTGGAACTCGGCGGCAAGAGCCCCAACATCTTCTTCGAGGACGTCGCCGCGGAGCAGGATGCGTTCTACGACAAGGCCCAGGAAGGCTTCGCGCTGTTCGCCCTGAACCAGGGCGAGGTCTGCACCTGCCCGTCGCGGGCGCTGATCCAGTCGACGATCTACGACAAGTTCATGACCGACGCGGTGCAGCGCGTGGAGAAGATCGTCCAGGGCAACCCGCTGGACACCGCCACCATGCTCGGCGCCCAGGCGTCCAACGACCAGCTCGAGAAGATCCTGTCCTACCTGGACATCGGCCGGCAGGAAGGCGCCAAGGTACTCACCGGCGGGGCGCGGGCCGACCTGGGCGGGGACCTGGCCGGTGGGTACTACGTGCAGCCGACCATCTTCGAGGGCAACAACTCGATGCGGATCTTCCAGGAGGAGATCTTCGGCCCGGTGGTATCGGTGACGCGGTTCGACGACGAGGCCGACGCCCTCAAGATCGCCAACGACACCCTGTACGGACTGGGCGCCGGGGTGTGGAGCCGCGACGGCGCCCGGGCCTACCGGGCCGGCCGTGGGATCCAGGCCGGCCGGGTCTGGACCAACTGCTATCACGCGTACCCGGCGGGAGCGGCGTTCGGCGGCTACAAGGCCTCCGGCATCGGCCGGGAGAACCACCGGATGATGCTCGATCACTACCAGCAGACGAAGAACCTCCTCGTCTCGTACTCCCCGAACGCGCTCGGATTCTTCTAGATCGTGACCGATCTCGATGAGCCCGTCGAGGTACCGCAGACCCGCGTCGGCCTGACCCCGGCCGCCGCGGGTCTGCTGGTGACATTGACCGAGCGGCACGGGCCGCTGATGTTCCACCAGTCCGGTGGCTGCTGCGACGGGTCCTCCCCGATGTGTTACCCCGACGGGGATTTCCTCACCGGCGACGCCGACATCCACCTCGGTGACCTCACCGTCCCCGGACTGGAACGGCCGGTGCCGTTCTGGATGTCGGTGTCGCAGTACGAGTATTGGAAGCACACCTACCTGACGGTCGACGTGGTGCCCGGACGCGGGAGCGGGTTCTCGGTCGAGGCCCCGGAGGGGGTCCGGTTCCTGATCCGGTCACGCCTGATGACCGACCACGAGGCTCGGGCCTTCGGGCTGGTCTGACCGCGCGGCTCGCGCTCGGTCAGTCGGCCGACCGCTGGGCGACGATGTGATCGCGCAGCGCCGGGATCACCGTCTCGCCGTAGACCCGGAGGGTCTCCTCCTTGTTGTCGTGCTGCAGGTATCCGGCGAACTGGTCGACACCGAGTTCCTTGAGCGCCTTCAACTTCTCGATGTGGTCGGCGGCGGTGCCCAGCAGGCAGAACCGGTCGACGATGTCGTCCGGGACGAACATCGCGTGCGTGTTGCCGCTGCGTCCGTGCTGGTTGTAGTCGTAGCCCTCACGGGCCTTGATGTAGTCGGTGAGCGCCGTCGGAACGGCGGCCCCGCTGGAGCCGCCGGACGCTCCGTCGCCGTACTTGGCCACGATGTCGGCCACGTGGTTGCCGACCATGCCGCCGAACCAACGGCACTGGTCGCGCATGTGCGCCCAGTCGTCCCCGATGTACATCGGGGCGGCCACGCAGAACTTGATCGCCATCGGGTCCCGGCCGACCTTCTCGGCCGCCGCCCGGACGGCGCCGATCATCCACTCGGCGATGTCCAGGTCGGCCAGTTGCAGGATGAAGCCGTCGCCGACCTCCCCGGCCAGCTTCAGCGCCAGCGGGCCATAAGCCGCGACCCAGACCTCCAACTCCGACCCGATGCTCCACGGGAACTGCAACTGGGTGCCGTTGTGCTCCACCGACCGGGAGTTGCCGAGCTCACGGATCACGTGGATGGCCTGCCGCAACGTCTTCAGCGAGGTCGGCGCCCCGCCGGTGACGCGCACCGCCGAGTCACCCCGGCCGATCCCGCAGATCGTGCGGTTCCCGTACATCTCGTGCAGGGTCGCGTGCAGCGAGGCGATGACCGTCCAGTCCCGGGTGGCCGGATTGGTCACCATCGGACCGACCTTGATGCGGTGGGTCTCGGACAGGATCTGGCTGTAGATGACGTACGGCTCCTGCCAGAGCAGGTGCGAGTCGAACGTCCAGGCGTAGTCGAACCCGTGTTGTTCGGCCAGCTTGGCCAGGTACACCGTCCGGGAGGCGGGCGGATTGGTTTGCAGTACGGCACCGAATTGCATGGGTTCTCCGGCCTGTCGGTCGAGGGCTGCGCAGAATCGAAAGGGACTGGGGTCGAACGCCGGACTAGATCAGGTACTGCGAGAGACCACGCTTGAAGTACCGGCCGTCACCCTTGGTCCCGACGTACTGGTTGCCGTCCACGATGACCTTGCCCCGGGAGAGCACGGTGTCGACGTGACCGTCGATCTCGAAGCCCTCCCAGGCCGAGTAGTCCATGTTCATGTGGTGCGTCCGGCCGACCCCGATCGACGTGTGGCCCTTCGGGTCGTAGATGACCACATCGGCGTCGGCGCCGGGCTGGATGACGCCCTTGCGCCCGTACATCCCGAACATGCGGGCCGGCGTGGTCGAGGTCAGTTCCACCCACCGCTCCAGCGTGATCTGCCGGTCCACGACGCCCTGGAACAGCAGGTCCATCCGATGTTCGACCGAGCCGATACCGTTCGGGATCTTGGAGAAGTCGCCGATCCCCATGTCCTTCTGCCCCTTCATGCAGAACGGGCAGTGGTCGGTCGAGACCATCTGGATGTCGTTGGTACGCAAGGACTGCCACATGTGGTGCTGGTGCCCCTCGGCCCGCGACCGCAGGGGAGTCGAGCAGACCCACTTCGCCCCTTCGAATCCCGGCGCCCCGAGCTGCTCCTCCAGCGACAGGTAGAGGTACTGCGGGCACGTCTCGCCGAAGACGTTCTGCCCCTGGTCGCGGGCCGCGGCGATCTGCTCCACCGCCTGCTTGGCGCTGACGTGCACCACGTAGAGCGGTGCGCCGGTCAGGTTGGCCATCATGATCGCCCGGTGCGTGGCCTCCTCCTCCGCCTGCCAGGGCCGGGTGAGCCCGTGGTAGTACGGCGACGTGTTGCCCGCGGCGATCGCCTGCTGCACGAGAAGGTCGATGATGCTGCCGTTCTCGGCGTGCATCATGATCATCGAGCCGTTCGACGCGGCCTTCTGCATCGCCTTGGTGATCTGCCCGTCGTCGGACAGGAACACTCCCTTGTAGGCCATGAACAGCTTGAAGCTGGACACCCCTTCGGCCAGCAACTCGTCCATGGCGGTCAGCGACGAATCCTGGACATCGGAGAGGATCTGGTGGAATCCGTAGTCGATGGCACAGTTCCCGGCCGCCTTGGTGTGCCACAGGTTGAACTGGTCGATCACGTTCTCGCCCGCGTACTGGACCACGAAGTCGACGATGCTGGTGGTGCCACCCCAGGCCGCCGCGCGGGTCCCGGTCTCGAAGGTGTCGCTGGCGAACGTCCCGCCGAACGGCATCTCCATGTGGGTGTGGGCGTCGATGCCACCGGGGATCACGTACCTGCCGGTGGCGTCGATCAGCGTGTCGACATTGGCGGCGACATCGAAGCCGAGCAGGCTGGAGCCGGGACTCAGGACGGCCGCGATGGTCTCGCCGTCGATCAGCACATCGGCCGCGACCGTTCCGGTGGAGTTGACCACGGTGCCGCCGGTGATCAGCGTCTTCATGTCGGCCCTCCCCTACTGCGTGACCGTCGCGGTGTACGTTTCCGGGCGGCGGTCCCGGTAGAACTGCCAGGCGTTGCGAACCTCGCGGAGCACGTCGAGATCGAGGTCCCGGATGACGATCTCGCTCTGGTCGGGGCTGGCCACGTCGCCGACGTAGTTGCCGCGCGGGTCGACGAAGTACGACGAGCCGTAGAAGGTGACCGCTTGGTCGCCGAATTCGTCGGACTCGGTTCCGACGCGGTTGTTGGCGCCGATGAAGTACTGGTTGGCCGCCGCCGCGGCCGGCTGCTCCAGCTCCCAGAGCCGGTTGGACAGGCCGGGTTTGGTCGCCGACGGGTTGAACACGATCTGCGCCCCGTTCAGGCCCAGTTCTCGCCAGCCCTCCGGGAAATGGCGGTCGTAGCAGATGTAGACGCCGATCTTGCCGACCGCCGTGTCGAACACCGGGTAGCCACCGTTGCCCGGCCGGAAGTAGAACTTCTCCCAGAACTGCGGCAGGTTCGGGATGTGGTGCTTGCGGTACCGGCCCAGATTGGTGCCGTCGGCGTCGATCACCACGGCGGTGTTGTAGTACAGGCCCGGCATGGCCTCCTCGTAGATCGGCAGCACCATGACCAGATTCAGCTCCCGGGCCAGGGCCTGGAACCGGTCGACCGTCGGGCCGGGAATCGTCTCGGCGTACTCGTAGTACTTGGCGTCCTCGATGATGCCGAAGTAGGGGCCGTAGAACAGCTCCTGGAAACAGATGACCTGCGCCCCGTCGGCGGCGGCGGCGCGCGCCATCTGCTCGTGTTTGGCGATCATCGATTCCTTGTCGCCGGTCCACGTCGTCTGGGTGATGGCTGCTCGTACCACCGTCATTCACGCCTCCTGGTGTTCGTCGACCCGATCGCATGATCCTGCCCTGTGTCAGTTTCCACCGTGTTGCCGACCCTCACCAGGTGAACGGTCGCCGGCGCCGGGGACCCGCCGGATTCGGCCGATTCGCACTGGGTACCGTTTGTGACATGACCTCCTCAGAGCAGAGTGTGCGGTTCGGAACGTTCATCCCGCAGGGCTGGCGCCTGGATCTGGTCGGCATCGAGCCGGCCGAGCAGTGGGCCACGATGTCGCGCCTGGCCAAGCGCGCGGACGACGGGCCGTGGGAATCCATCTGGGTGTACGACCACTTCCACACCGTGCCGGTGCCGACCGACCAGGCCACCCACGAGGCGTGGACGTTGATGGCCGCGTTCGCCGCCTCCACCTCGCGGGTGCGGCTGGGCCAGATGTGCACCTGCATGGCGTATCGGAACCCGGCCTACCTGGCCAAGGTCGCGGCCACAGTGGACATCGTGTCCGGCGGTCGAACCGAGATGGGTATCGGCGCCGGGTGGTACGAGCACGAGTGGCGGGCCTACGGCTACGGCTTCCCTAAGGCCGGGGATCGGCTCCGCGCACTGGACGAGGGCGTGCAGATCATGCAGCAGGCCTGGTCCACCGGTTCGGCCACCCTGGACGGCAAGTTCTACCAGGTGGACGGGGCCATCGTGCGACCGCTGCCGCTGCAGGAGGGCGGCATTCCGATGTGGATCGCCGGCGGCGGCGAGAAGGTGACGTTGAAGATCGCCGCCAAGTACGCGCAGTACACCAACTTCGACGGCACCCCAGAAGGTTTCGCGGCCAAATCAGCCTTGCTGGAGGCGCACTGCGCGGACGTCGGCACCGACTTCGCGGCCATCACCCGCTCGGCGAACTACAACATCGCGATCGGCCGCAACCAGGCCGAGGTCGATGACCGCAAGGCCTGGCTGCTCGACCACTACACCAAGCAGATCGGGGCCGAGCGGGCCGCGGCGGCCGTCGCCCAGAACGCCACCGGGGCCGGCATCGGCACGCCCGAGCAGATCGTCGAGAACCTGCAGGAGATGCGGAAGCTGGGCATGACGTACGCCATCGTCAACTTCCCCGAACTGGCCTACGACACCTCCGGCCAGGAACTCTTCGAGTCCGAGGTCATCCCCGCCCTGCAGTAGCCCTACCGTCGGCCCCGTGATCGGCGTGGATCAACTTCGCAGGCATGGACGAAAGTGACCACTCGCGTCACTTGAGTCCCACAGCGGCGAAGTTGATCCACGCCGACGAAGTTGATCCACGCGGTCCACGGGCGACCGACGAAGTTGATCCACGCGGTCCGGAACCGGCCGACCCGTCCGGGCGACCCGTTTGGCCGACCCACCCGTCCGGGCGTCAACCCGTCAGCGCGCGGCGAGGGCCGGTCCTGACGTCAGCGCGGCTCGGGTGCGGGCCGCGGCAGCGAGCTCGGCCAGCACCACTGCGGTGTCGTCCCAGCCCATGCACGCGTCGGTGATGCTCTGGCCGAACACCAGACCGGTCAGGCCGGCATCGGTGAGGTTCTGCCGCCCCGGCTGCAAGAAGCTCTCCAGCATGATCCCGGAGATCGGCTCGCCCGCCGCCACCTGCGCGGCCAGTTCACCGGCCACCCCGACCTGACGAACGTGGTCCTTGCCGCTGTTGGCGTGACTGGCGTCGACGACGACCCGTCCGGGAAGCCCGGCCTTCTCGATCAACGTCACCGCCGCGCGGATCGCAGCCGCGGAGTAGTTCGGGCCCGCCTTACCGCCCCGCAGGATGACGTGGCCGTACTCGTTGCCCGAGGTCGAGACCACGCACGCACGGCCGTCCTCATCGATCCCGAAGAACACCTGCGACTGCCCGGCGACCATGGCCCCGTCCACGGCGACCTGGACATCGCCGTCGGTCGCGTTCTTGAACCCGATCGGCATCGACATCCCCGACGCCAACTGTCGATGGATCTGGCTCTCGGTGGTGCGAGCTCCGATCGCCCCCCAGCTGATCGCGTCGGCGATGTAGTGCGGGCTGGTCGGTTCGAGGAACTCGCAGCCCACCGGAAGGCCCAGCTCGACGATGTCCAGCAGCAGCGACCGGGCCATCCGCAGCCCCTGCGCCACGTCATGCGTGCCGTCCAGGTGCGGGTCGTTGATCAGACCCTTCCAGCCGCCGGTGGACCTGGGCTTCTCGAAGTACACCCGCATGACGATCAGCAGGGCGTCGGCGTGTTCCCGGGCCAGAGGGGCCAGCCGGCGGGCGTAGTCCAGGGCGGCCACCGGGTCGTGGACCGAGCACGGACCGACGACGACCAGCAGCCGATCGTCCGTCCCGGTCAGGATCGCCTCGACCTCGCGGCGCGAGGCGGACACGCTGTTCTCGCCGGCGGCGGACAGCGGGAGGGCGTCCCGCAGCACGGCCGGGGACAGCAACGGTTCGAAGCTGCTGATCCGCAGGTCCGATGTTTGTGGTGACATTTCATCCCTCTGGGTCACGACGGGATGTCCAGGCCAGCCCGTCTTGGAAACGACGAAAGGCAGGGACATCGTGTCCCTGCCTTGTGGCTCTGGAGTGCTCGCGGTCGCGCTAGGCGGTTGTCTCCTCCAGAGCCAACTCAAAATAGGTAAACCAGCGAGGCGTCATGGCCAGAGGGTACATCGACCATTGCGAGTCGGAAAATCGGGGTCGACGCCGGCGGCGCAGACAGAAGTGCCCGAAGTCCGCACCAACGGGCGGAATGCGGGCAGTTCGGCCTGCGCCGGGCAGTTCTGTATGCGCCGAACCACGACCTGTATGCGCGGAACCACGACCGGTATGCGCGGAACGACGGCCTGTGTGGGCCGAACGACGGCCGGCGTGCGCCGAACGAGGGCCGGATGGGGCGGGGTCAGCCGACGGCGGCCAGGACGGCGCGTTCGGTGAGGACCCGAGCCAGGTGCTCGCGGTAGTCGGCGGCGGCCGAGGTGTCGTCGACCGGGGAGGTGCCCTCGGCCGCCGAGGCCGCGGCGGCCCGGATGGCATCGGCCGTGGCCGGTCCGCCGACCAGGGCGGCCTCGACCGCGGTGGCCCGCAGGGGCACAGGGCCCATGTTGGTCAACCCGACTCGGGCCTGCGTCACCACCGAGCCGGTGACCTTGATCGCCGCCGCCACCGAGACGATCGACCACGACTGCGCGACCCGGGTGAACTTCTCGTAGTGCGCCCCCCAGCCCGCGTACGACGGGAAACGGATCGCCACCAGCAACTCGTCCTCGGCCACCGCAGTCGTGAAGTAGTCCTGGAAGAAGTCGGCCGCAGCCACCGAGCGGCGACCGGACGGCCCGGCGAGCTCGAACACCGCGTCCAGGGCGACCGCGACGGCGCCCAGGTCACCTGCGGGGTCGGCGTGCACCAAGGCCCCGCCCAGGGTCCCGCGGTGGCGGACCTGCGGGTCGGCCACCGTCGCCGCCGTCTTGGCCAGCAGCGACAAGTGCTCCCCGACAACGGGATCGGTGACCACATCGTGGTGCGTGGTCATCGCCCCGATCACCACGTCCGCGCCGTCACGTCGGACTCCGGTCAGCTCAGTGATCCGGCGGAGGTCGACGATCAGACCGGGAGCGGCCAGCCGGAGCCGGAGCACCGGCACCAGGGACTGGCCGCCGGCCAGCACCTTGGCCTCGTCGCCGGCCTCGACCAGAGCGGCGATCGCGGCGTCCACCGAGTCCGGGGCGACGTAGTCGAATGACGAGGGAATCATCAGGCACCTTCCGTCGGAACACCAGTGGACAGCACGCCTTCGGCCGGGCCGGCCGCGACCGGCGCCGACTCACCCGACGAGGAACCGGCCTGCGCGTCGTGGATGGCCCGCCAGACCCGTTGCGGTGAGCACGGCATCTCGACGTCCTTGACGCCGAGATGACGGATCGCGTCGATCACCGAGTTGACCACGGCCGGCGTCGAGGCGATGGTGCCGGCCTCGCCGACACCCTTGGCGCCCAACGGATTCGTGGTGGACGGGGTGACCGTACGGCCGGTGGTGAACGACGGCAGATCAGCCGCCGTTGGCACCAGGTAGTCCACGAACGTGCCCGACGTGAGCTGACCGTCCTCGGAGTACTGGGCCTCCTCGTACAGCGCCTGGGCGATGCCCTGGGCCAGACCGCCGTGGATCTGACCGTCGGCGATCAGCGGGTTGACCACCACCCCGATGTCGTCCACGCAGACGTAGGAGCGGATCGTCACCTTCCCGGTCTGCGTGTCGACTTCCGTTGCGCACAGATGAGTTCCGTGCGGGTAGGAGAAGTTGTCCGGATCGAAGGTGGCGTCGGCATCGATCGTCGGTTCGATCCCGTCCGGCAGGTTGTGCGCGGCGAACGCGGCGAACGCGATCTCGCCGATTCCCATCGAGGTGTCGGTGCCGCGCACGGTGAACTTGCCGGAGGCGAATTCCAGGTCATCGGCGGACGCCTCCATCAGGTGGGCGGCAATGACCTTGGCCTTGGCCACCACCTTCTCGGCCGCCTTGACGATCGCCACTCCGCCGACCACCAGCGATCGGGAACCATAGGTGTCCATGCCTTTCGGGGCCGATTGGGTGTCACCGTGGATCACCTCGACACTCTCGAACGGGACACCGAGCTGGTCGGCCACGATCTGGGACCAGGCCGTCTCGTGACCCTGCCCGTGGGCCGAGGCACCGGTGATCACCTCGACCCCGCCCGTCGGCAGCATCCGGATCGAGGCCGACTCCCACCCGCCGGCGGCGTAGGAGAGCGACCCGAGGACGCGGGACGGGGCCAGGCCGCACATCTCGGTGAAGGTGGACATGCCGATGCCCAGTTGCACCGGGTCGCCGGACGACCGGCGCCGCGCCTGCTCCGTCCGCAGGCCGTCGTAGTCGAACAGCTCCATCGCCTGGGCGGTGGCCGCCTCGTAGTTGCCCGAGTCGTAGGTCAGGCCGGAGACGGTGGTGAACGGGAATTCCTCGTGGGTGATCCAGTTCTTGCGGCGCAGGTCCATCGGTTCCATACCGAGTTCGACCGCCAGCTCGTCCATCATCCGTTCGACCCCGAAGGTCGCCTCGGGCCGCCCGGCCCCACGGTAGGCGTCGGTGAGCGTCTTGTTGGTGAACACGTTGGTGCAGGTGAACCGGTAGGCCGGGATCTTGTAGATGGCGTTGAACATGAACGCCCCGAGGATCGGCACACCGGGTCCGACCGTGCCGAGATACGCGCCCATGTCGGCCAGCAGGTCGACATCGAATCCGGTGATGGTGCCGTCCCGCCGGGCCGAGAGCTTCAGCCGCTGGATCTGGTCCCGCCCGTGATGGGCCGACATCAGCGATTCGGAGCGGGTTTCGGTGTACTTGACCGGCTTGTTCAGCCGTCGCGCCACCATCAGGGTGGCGATCTCCTCCGGCGTCACCTGCAGCTTGCCGCCGAACCCGCCGCCCACGTCCGGGGCGATGACGCGCAGCTTGTGCTCGGGGATGCCCTGCGAGAGGGCGATCAGTACCCGCAGCACGTGCGGGATCTGCGTCGCCGACCACATGGTGATCTGCTCCGACGTCGGATCGACCACGGTGGAGCGGGGCTCCATGAACGCCGGGATCAGCCGCTGCTGCCGGAAGACGCGTTCCACCACCACCTGATCCGGGTCGGACGCAGCCGCCTCCAGGACGTCGACCACGTTGCCGCCGGTGCCGGCCGAACCGGAGTCGAAGACCCACACGGCGTTCTGATTCGTACCGAGTTCCTCGTGGACCAGGGCGGCCCCCTCGGCCAGGGCGACCTCCATGTCCAGTACGACCGGCAGCGGTTCGTAGTCGACCTCGATCAGCTCGACGGCATCGACCGCTTCGGCCTTGGTCCGCGCGGCGACGACGGCCACGATCTCGCCGGCGTGGTTCACCTTGTCCACCGCGATCGGCAGGCGTACCGGCGATTTCATGTCCGCCGTGATGGGCCAGGCGCAGGGCAGACCGCCCTGCTCGGGGAAATCGGCCCCGGACCAGGCGCCCACCACGCCTGGCGCGTCCGCTGCCGCCGCGACCGAGATCGAACTGATCCTGGCGTGCGCATAGGGCGAACGGAGGAAGGCCAGGTGCAGCATTCCCGGCAGCACCATGTTGTCGGTCCAGCGGGTGCGGCCGGTGATCAGATGTGCGTCCTCCTTGCGGCGGCGGTCCTTCCCGATCTCGGCCGGGCCCGTCGGCGGAGCGTCCAGGGTGGCCGTCATGCCGGCTCACCCGCCTCGTCGGCCGGAGCGGCGCCGGCGGTGGCCAGTGCCATCTCCTCCGCCGCGGCCTGTACCGCGGCCACGATGTTCTGATATCCGGTGCATCGACAGAG
This window of the Nakamurella panacisegetis genome carries:
- the exaC gene encoding acetaldehyde dehydrogenase ExaC produces the protein MSVFTPPGQPGSIVTVQSRYDNYIGGEWVAPVKGAYFENLSPVNGKTFTEVARGTAEDIELALDAAHGAAPAWGRTSATERANILNRIADRLEANLEMIAVAESWENGKPVRECLAADIPLAVDHFRYFAGCIRAQEGGLTQLDEETVAYHFHEPLGVVGQIIPWNFPILMAVWKLAPALAAGNCVVLKPAEQTPWSILKVAELIGDLLPAGVLNIVNGFGVEAGKPLASSSRIAKIAFTGETTTGRLIMQYASQNIIPVTLELGGKSPNIFFEDVAAEQDAFYDKAQEGFALFALNQGEVCTCPSRALIQSTIYDKFMTDAVQRVEKIVQGNPLDTATMLGAQASNDQLEKILSYLDIGRQEGAKVLTGGARADLGGDLAGGYYVQPTIFEGNNSMRIFQEEIFGPVVSVTRFDDEADALKIANDTLYGLGAGVWSRDGARAYRAGRGIQAGRVWTNCYHAYPAGAAFGGYKASGIGRENHRMMLDHYQQTKNLLVSYSPNALGFF
- a CDS encoding DUF779 domain-containing protein yields the protein MTDLDEPVEVPQTRVGLTPAAAGLLVTLTERHGPLMFHQSGGCCDGSSPMCYPDGDFLTGDADIHLGDLTVPGLERPVPFWMSVSQYEYWKHTYLTVDVVPGRGSGFSVEAPEGVRFLIRSRLMTDHEARAFGLV
- a CDS encoding TIGR03842 family LLM class F420-dependent oxidoreductase, which translates into the protein MQFGAVLQTNPPASRTVYLAKLAEQHGFDYAWTFDSHLLWQEPYVIYSQILSETHRIKVGPMVTNPATRDWTVIASLHATLHEMYGNRTICGIGRGDSAVRVTGGAPTSLKTLRQAIHVIRELGNSRSVEHNGTQLQFPWSIGSELEVWVAAYGPLALKLAGEVGDGFILQLADLDIAEWMIGAVRAAAEKVGRDPMAIKFCVAAPMYIGDDWAHMRDQCRWFGGMVGNHVADIVAKYGDGASGGSSGAAVPTALTDYIKAREGYDYNQHGRSGNTHAMFVPDDIVDRFCLLGTAADHIEKLKALKELGVDQFAGYLQHDNKEETLRVYGETVIPALRDHIVAQRSAD
- the hydA gene encoding dihydropyrimidinase, with protein sequence MKTLITGGTVVNSTGTVAADVLIDGETIAAVLSPGSSLLGFDVAANVDTLIDATGRYVIPGGIDAHTHMEMPFGGTFASDTFETGTRAAAWGGTTSIVDFVVQYAGENVIDQFNLWHTKAAGNCAIDYGFHQILSDVQDSSLTAMDELLAEGVSSFKLFMAYKGVFLSDDGQITKAMQKAASNGSMIMMHAENGSIIDLLVQQAIAAGNTSPYYHGLTRPWQAEEEATHRAIMMANLTGAPLYVVHVSAKQAVEQIAAARDQGQNVFGETCPQYLYLSLEEQLGAPGFEGAKWVCSTPLRSRAEGHQHHMWQSLRTNDIQMVSTDHCPFCMKGQKDMGIGDFSKIPNGIGSVEHRMDLLFQGVVDRQITLERWVELTSTTPARMFGMYGRKGVIQPGADADVVIYDPKGHTSIGVGRTHHMNMDYSAWEGFEIDGHVDTVLSRGKVIVDGNQYVGTKGDGRYFKRGLSQYLI
- a CDS encoding nitrilase-related carbon-nitrogen hydrolase: MTVVRAAITQTTWTGDKESMIAKHEQMARAAAADGAQVICFQELFYGPYFGIIEDAKYYEYAETIPGPTVDRFQALARELNLVMVLPIYEEAMPGLYYNTAVVIDADGTNLGRYRKHHIPNLPQFWEKFYFRPGNGGYPVFDTAVGKIGVYICYDRHFPEGWRELGLNGAQIVFNPSATKPGLSNRLWELEQPAAAAANQYFIGANNRVGTESDEFGDQAVTFYGSSYFVDPRGNYVGDVASPDQSEIVIRDLDLDVLREVRNAWQFYRDRRPETYTATVTQ
- a CDS encoding LLM class F420-dependent oxidoreductase: MRFGTFIPQGWRLDLVGIEPAEQWATMSRLAKRADDGPWESIWVYDHFHTVPVPTDQATHEAWTLMAAFAASTSRVRLGQMCTCMAYRNPAYLAKVAATVDIVSGGRTEMGIGAGWYEHEWRAYGYGFPKAGDRLRALDEGVQIMQQAWSTGSATLDGKFYQVDGAIVRPLPLQEGGIPMWIAGGGEKVTLKIAAKYAQYTNFDGTPEGFAAKSALLEAHCADVGTDFAAITRSANYNIAIGRNQAEVDDRKAWLLDHYTKQIGAERAAAAVAQNATGAGIGTPEQIVENLQEMRKLGMTYAIVNFPELAYDTSGQELFESEVIPALQ
- a CDS encoding 3-deoxy-7-phosphoheptulonate synthase, encoding MSPQTSDLRISSFEPLLSPAVLRDALPLSAAGENSVSASRREVEAILTGTDDRLLVVVGPCSVHDPVAALDYARRLAPLAREHADALLIVMRVYFEKPRSTGGWKGLINDPHLDGTHDVAQGLRMARSLLLDIVELGLPVGCEFLEPTSPHYIADAISWGAIGARTTESQIHRQLASGMSMPIGFKNATDGDVQVAVDGAMVAGQSQVFFGIDEDGRACVVSTSGNEYGHVILRGGKAGPNYSAAAIRAAVTLIEKAGLPGRVVVDASHANSGKDHVRQVGVAGELAAQVAAGEPISGIMLESFLQPGRQNLTDAGLTGLVFGQSITDACMGWDDTAVVLAELAAAARTRAALTSGPALAAR
- a CDS encoding FAD binding domain-containing protein; its protein translation is MIPSSFDYVAPDSVDAAIAALVEAGDEAKVLAGGQSLVPVLRLRLAAPGLIVDLRRITELTGVRRDGADVVIGAMTTHHDVVTDPVVGEHLSLLAKTAATVADPQVRHRGTLGGALVHADPAGDLGAVAVALDAVFELAGPSGRRSVAAADFFQDYFTTAVAEDELLVAIRFPSYAGWGAHYEKFTRVAQSWSIVSVAAAIKVTGSVVTQARVGLTNMGPVPLRATAVEAALVGGPATADAIRAAAASAAEGTSPVDDTSAAADYREHLARVLTERAVLAAVG